Within Equus przewalskii isolate Varuska chromosome 9, EquPr2, whole genome shotgun sequence, the genomic segment TGTCTCTCGCACACTGCTCTCTGCCTCTTAATCTTACTTCTAggcctgcctctctgtctctccctctcgctcacacacacaccctgctccATCGTCTCCAGGCGCTTTCTCACATGCTGTAGCACAAACACGAGGGCTCGCTTACCCTGCCTTCCTGTGTCTGTGGCTCTTTTTTGCACCTGCTGTCCCCCTTTGCAcatcctctgtgtgtctgtttctcgATTTTGGTCTGGGCGTCCGTCTCTCTGTTGCAATCTctagtttgtctttttctcacaCGTTCCTACTCTCTGGGCTCTCCCTGCTTGGTGTCCCTTCTTTCTGTCTCAAacgcacagacctacacattcgCTCACACACACGGCACACCCTGCCCCGAGCCGGCTGCCCTCCCTCCGGTCCAGCCCCTCTCTTCGGGATATCCCGCCCACACTCAGGGGTGGAGCGGGCGCCTCACCCTCCGGCAGGGCCACGCTCATCTTGAGCACCGCCAGCAGGTTCTGCACGTCGCTCTGAATGCTCTGGGCAACACCTGGGTACTGCGAGGGAGGAAGGGCCGGAGGGTGGGAGTCACTCCTCTGAAACAGCAGGGTGCccacccctgctcctgccccGCCTCCCCTCTCACCTGGATCTTCACGGCGACCTCTGTCCCGTCCCTCAGCAGGCCCTGGTGCACCTGCCCGATTGACGCAGCGGCAAAAGGCACCTCCTCCAAAGAGGCCACCTTGGCCTGCCAGTCTGTGCCGAGCTCCTCCTCGAGAACTCTCTGTGGAGGGTGATTGTGACAACTGTCATCATGGTGAAGGGCAGCTGAGTTTACTCCCTGGGCTGAGCGCTTTGCGTATTAATAACCCCACTCACCACACACTGGGCCCTGGGCTAAGCTCTTGGCTACtatcccactttacagacgaggaaactgaggctcagagagaagtctCTTGGCCAAGGTGACGAGCCAGGCGCTGGCAAACTGGGAGGCCCAGCGTGAGCCTGTACTCCTGAGGCTCTGCGGGCTGTTGTGGGGACTGCTATCATGTATAGTGAAGACTGATAATAATCCTTCATTATACTCATATATTGTATTATTAACTCAAAGTTAATGTGATAAAGAAGAGCTGACGATTACAGAGGGCCTCCTGTGGGCTGGGTCCGTTCCAGAGTGGCTCAGCAAGGGGCAGTAATTACCCAGAGTCGCATGGTGAGTAAGCAGAACAGAGATCAGAagaaaggcaggggctggcccggtggcgcagcggttaagtgcgcacgttccactttggccacccggggttcgccggttcagatcccgggtgcagacatggcactgcttggcaagccatgctgtggtaggcatcccacatataaagcagaggaagatgggcacgggtgttagctcagggccaaccttcctcagcaaaaagaggagaattggtggcagatgttagctcagggctaatcttcctcaaaaaaaattaaaaattaaaaaataaaaagaaggcagGCAGGCGGCTGGACTCTGGATTCTACACCCTCACCCAGTTATTAGAAGAACAGCTCATGTCTTGGGCACTTACTCagtgccaggcgctgtgccaaCCTATTTACAGACATGATGTCCTTTAATTACAAaaccagtaataataatagcaaaaactcGCACGTCACTCATGGTGTGTCAGAAACCCTTCTAAGTGCTTTCCATATACTAATTTACGTGACCCTAGGATGTCGGTGATGCAATCACCATtgccacttcacagatgaggtaactgaggcacagagaggtcaggcCACATGTCTGAGATCACACAGGgagtaagcagcagagccagggtttgaactcaCGGAGTCTGGCCCCTAACCACTGCACATCACTGCCTCTTTATCAGCCGTGACAGAGCCCTGAGCCTGCCAGGGACTGGACTGAGCACCCTGCACCATTCTCTCAGTTAATCAACACAACACTCCTCTGAGATGTGAGCTTTAgtgatccccattttatagatggggaaactgagactagAGTCAGACGAGGAGTCGAGCAATGAAGCCAGGAGGCTCAGGCAGGTGGAGCACGCCTCCCCGGCCAGCCTCGACCCGGCGGGCACTCACCAGCATCTGCCAGCGGGGCATGAAGTCGGCGCTCTGGCGGACCCGCTCGAAGATGCGCTGAAGCTGGGGGCTGATGAAGCTGTTGTCTTGGGAGACAGCAGGACAAGGGAAGCAGTGAGCGAGGAGCCAAGGAGGGGCCCCTGTGGGAGTATCTGAAGTCGGGGCTTGTTGATGGGTGGGGTCGGGGAGAAGTGAGGCCAGGGGTCAGGAGTCGAGGGTCATGCTGTACCCTGGATGCTGAGCATTTGGCCAATCTTGAGGGCGGCCCCTCGAACTGTACACAAGGTCTGCACAACCCGCTCGGCGTTGGCCTCCGTCAGCAAAGGGCTGGAGCCTGGCCGGGAGCTGCCTTCTGGGGTGGAGAGAATGATCATTCGTATGACAACcacaaaaataatcattatgACACCATAGCGCCACTGCACACCCACtcgaatggctaaaatgaaaaagacaataccAAGTGTGGGCAGAGATATGGAGCAGCCTGAATGCCAACACTGCTGATGAGAGAGCCAGTCATGGCACAGGCCCTTTGGAAGACAGCTGGGAAGTTTCTAGTAAAGCACACACCTACACCTGAGGCAATTCTGCCCTAGGTCTATACCCAAGAGAAACATATAAATGTGTCCACGGACAGATCTTCCAGGAAGGTTCCTGGCAGCACTATTTGTAAcagtcccaaactggaaataacccaaatgaccatcaacAGAATGAACAAAGGAATTGTGGAACAGTCACAGAGTGACGACTACAGTAATGAATAAACAACCCACGTCTACTCAGAGCAACGTGGATGCATCTCTCAACAGGATGTTGGgcagaagaagccagacacagacgAGAATACAATGCCTGATTACATTGGTGTAAagagaagaacaggaaaaacaaatctcGCGGGTCAGAAGCCGGGATAGTGGTTACCCTTGGTGAGGGGAGTGGCCAGGACGGGGCGTGAGGGGGGCTTCTGGAGACCcagggcagtgattctcaaaatgtGGACCGCGGTCCCCTGAGGGTCCCCGAGACCCTTCAGGAGGGtctgtgaggtcaaaactattttcataataatattaatacgTTATTTGCCCTTTTTGACTCTCATTCTCCCACACACGTTCAGTGGAGTTTCCCCGAAGCTCCATGACCTGTGATGATGTCATTGCTGACGGCCGAgggaatatgtgtgtatattcctgtgttttaaaaatttctcagttttaatctCTAATATAGTAAATATCCGTAAactataacccacataaacaagcTCTTGCGAGCCCTCATTCTATGTTTTAACAGCTTTcttgagctataattcacataccatttaattcacccatttaagctgtacagttcaatggcttCTAGTATATTCAGTTTTCCAGCTATTGCTACAACCAATTTTGgaagattttcatcaccccaaaaataaaccccatacctattagcagtcaccCCCCCATTTCTCCCAACTCCCTCCCCGTGAGCTCCTggaaaccattaatctacttcctgtctctatagatttccctcttctggacatttcatataaatggaatcacacagtatgtggcctcctgtgtctggcttctttcacttaggacaATGTTTTCAAGCGTCATCCACATTGTAGCTAGGATCAGTACTTCATCCCTTTTGATGGCCGAACGAtgtcccattgtatggatatcacacattttgtttatcgAGTCCTCAGTTTTAACAGTGTGCAGGGATCCTGAGGCCAAAAcgtttgagaactgctgttctagggtttcttgatctgggtgcacAGACGTGTCCACTTTGTGAAAATGAACCAAGCTGAATGCTTATGTTATGTGCACAGTTCTATATGCAAATTATATTCTTATTCGGTAAATCGTTTATTAagctcttatttattttataaaaaacttACTGAGCTCTTTACTGAGGGCTCACCCTGTGCCAGGCAGAATTGTAAGTGTCTCTGTGGATTCTCTGGCTGAATCCTCACAATCATCCCAAGATGTGAGAACTACCAATGCCTTAATTTTTGAGGTGAGGAAGCAAGAGATTCAGAGAGGTACAGTGCCTggccctgggtcacacagcacAGGTGGAGCAGGGTGGAGACTCAGGTTGTGGACTCAGCTTAATCTTCCACCTACCcttaacttgtttttcttttttttttgaggaagattagccctgagctaacatctgccggcaatcctcctctttttgctgaggaagactggccctgagctaacattcgtgcctatcttcctctactttatttgtgggatgcctaccacagcatggcttgccaagcagtgccatgtctgcacccgggatccgaaccggcgaaccccgggtcgctgaagcggaatgtgcgaacttaactgctgccccaccgggccagccttacccttaactttttattttgaaaaaaatccaaacagacAGAAAACTTGCACACATAGTATCATGAACACCCGCACGTTTGACTCAACATTTTAACAGtctcatcttctttttctgtttgtgaaCCCAAACACTTACCACTATTTTTTGCTCATCCATTTGCATGTAGTTGTACTTGACCTGTGCTAATAAGGCTATTCTCTACACAATCCCAGGGCCGTaatcacacctaagaaaattaacactacggggcgggccccgtggccaagtggttaagttctagcgctctgcttcggtggcccagggttacgccagctcagatcctgggtgtggacatggcactgctcatcaggccatgctgaggcggcatcccacatgccacaactagaaggacccacaactaaaaatatacaactatgtaccggggggctttggggagaaaaaaggaaaaataaaatctttaaaaaaaaaaaaagaaagaaaattcacacTGAATCTCTAATATCTACTATCCGGTCCGTATTCAGATTTTGCCAGTTGTCCCTGAGAgttttttatacttatttttttcaaactaacATCCAATCATGGTTCACACATTCCATTTGTCAGTTATGATCTCTTTTTAATCTCGACTCTCCACCCCCAGTTTTGTTTCAAGACTCTGACTTGTTGGGGAATTCTGCCCACAAACGCTGATCTCTACTCATCTCCTTCCATCCCTGTTGTACACAGAACCCAGTGGCACTCCTGTTTTCagcttccctctcctgctccGAGTTAGGAACTAAACGCCCCATGGCTTAAATCTTTTTCTCACGTGATACGCTTCTACCCATCACAGCCCTGATGGTGGCTTCACCCTGTTCTGAGCATTTCACAATGACCCAAGGGGTGGATATATTATCATCACCTCCATTTTCCAGACGAGGAAACTGGGGCTCCAAGAGGTGAAGccacttgccccaggtcacacagcaaggccACTGTGGCTCACTCACCTGATTGTCGATGTCCTCCTGGCAGGGACTTCTTAGCCACCTCAGCCAGCGCTCCAAGTCCCAAGCCCACAGCCAGTCCTGGGGAGTGAGAGAGCAGCCTGAGTGCCCGCTTGCCCGAGCGTTCCCCAGaccctctctgctctctcagtCTCTTTCTAAGCACCCTTGTCTCCCACCTCTTTGTTGCCAGCTCTCTGTCCTCCGCTCAACCtctgactccctccctccctgcttgggCTTCCCTCCAAGGTGAGGCCACCTATTTCTCGATCCGTCTCTCCACGTCTCTGTCTCCCATGTCAGCAGTTCTCACCCCTGGCTGCACATCTGAGTCATGTGAGGTGTTTTGGTAAATACGATGGTCAGGCCCTGCTACAGAGCTTCTGATTCAAATGGCATGAGATGAGGCCTTGGAATTCGCTGTTATTTTTAAGCATCCCAGATGATTCTAGTGTGTAGCCAAGGGTAAGAAGGCCTCAAAATAATCCCCCTGGGTCTCCCCGTCATCCTAGGACTCCTGTTTCTCTGTCCACACCTCCTCCTCTTCatgctctcctctccctttctaaATCagttacttctctctctctccccttcgcTCCACTTGGCACGTCTGTCTaggcctctttctctctgttctccctttTGATGTTATCTCTCCAGCTCTGATTCCCTCTGCCCCCTCTGTCTCCTTGTCTCCAAAGACATCTAGAGTCTCTCTGTCGTTTTCACTGTTACCACCTCCGTAAATTACCGTAGCTGGCATTTTCTGAGCACTTCCTACCTGGCAGGAACCATTCCTAGTGCCTCatatgcattaactcattttGTCCTCACACCCTCATGAGAAAAGTTTTACAGGAAAACTTccgttttacagaaaaggaaattgaggctcagagaataaCTCGTCCAGAGTCACaaagtgaggacacagcagaaTCATTCCTTGAAACTTGGGCAGCCTGGTATCACAGATCTAACCAGGGCATTCCACTCCTTCTTTATACTGTGAAATGGTATGTTTAAAACTTGAACCGTGACCCACAGTAAAGAAGTCATTTGCATTATAACCGGTAGAGACCAATGTACGTACAATATTTCATGAAATAAGACTTTCCCTTACTCTGCAGGGGCactcatattttccattttattctttttcatgctggTTGCAACCCACTAAATTATTTCATGCAGATTGTGACCTGAAGTTTGATCATTCCTGTTGCGTGACCTGGCGTCAAGTCCCTTCACCTCCCTTAGCCTCTATCTCCTCATCTacagaatggaaataaacacTCATCGAGTCAGTGCAGAGATCACATGTGCTTGAGGCCTTGTACATTCCACGTTCTCAAAAAATGTtaagttcctctctgttcctcttgGTTTTGCAGGcctttgccttccttctctttccatctctccctcccttctctgtctctgattcACCCTCTCCCTTGCTTCATTCGGTAAATGTTGCCTCCTCTGATCTGGGTCACATCTCCCCGGCGCACACCTACCCCCAAAGTTGGCCAAGCGGCTGATGCGGGAGGCGGGCACCTTGCGTTCTCGAGAGCGATCACTCAGCTGGGAAATGGGGAAAAGGTGTGAGGGCGGGAAGGTGGGCATAGCGCCCAGGGAGTCCAACCAACGTGCCTCCACACCATTCCCCAAGCTCAGGAGGCCAGCTGCCTTCAGGCAGTGTTGCTGGGTGAGTGGGGGGCAATGATACCTGGGGCCGGGGTGTCTTCCTGATCCGGGCCTCCCGTGCCCGGCGAATGTCTTCCTCACCCAGACCTCTGCCTGGCCCATCCTGATGAAGCTTTTGGGCCCAAGAACCCCCACATGGCCCCTGCAAGAGACATGGACACTGGTAAGGAGTGGAGGACACGAGTGTGCCTGACCCTTTTGGACCCTCCCTCTCATTTTACTCCCTGAAGGCTCCCTCAGCCTCTTGCCCTGGGAGACCACTCCCCAGCCTCTTACCCACCAGTGGGGCCCAGGCCTCGGGGCCCCACAAGGCAGACCAACAGTCCGACCCAGCTGTCCACAGGTCCCCCGCAGGAggccccccacctccagccacatcgcctgggggagaagaggagggattTTTCCAGTGGGAGTTGTGGGATTTCCCCTCCAGGCTTTGCCCCAGTCTTTGCCAAGCCCTCACATTCCTCCGCGTACACCCTAAACTAAGACCCCCACCCATCAGACGTCCCCCTCGGTTAATAGGCCCCCAGTTTCTCCTGGTTCCCTCTCTCGTTGCTAGAAACCCACAGCTCTTCCTGCGCGCCTCCCTAAACCCACTTTCCCCCTGTCCCGCGCCTCCCCCGTGCCTAGACACCCACAGATCCTCCAGGGCTACCTCTTCGCTTCTCTGGGAGCCCCCCCCTCATTGCTAGGCACCGCCTTCCCCTCTGTTGCTAGGCACCCACAATTCCTCCCGTGTCCCCCCCGACCCGGTTACTGGGCACCTCCCCCCGTTGCTAAGCACCCACTGCTCCCGGGCTCCGGATCCGCTACGCTCGAAGGCCTCTTGCGCTTCCGGGAGTTCCCGCAAGCCCGCCCCCTCCGGTCAGCCAGCCAATGGCGGAGCAGCAGCTCTCTGACTGGCACGAAGCACGCCCAGCCGTGCGCGAGGGgacggggccgggggcggggtcTAAGGGTGGGCTTTGAGGCCTGCTGGGGATTTTGCCGGGGCAGGCGGGAGCGCTCACGTGCCTTTTTACGCCCTTCCCCTCGGCTCAGGGGTCTTTGTACGCTGGGGGACCTTTCTGTTCCGCACACTGTCTTTTTTACaaaccccccccccgcccccgcccctaaCGAAGTTCACACCTCTCCTTGCGCGAACATCTTGCTaacctcccttctttttttttttttaaagctttcatttttttcctttttctccccaaagcccctgggtacatagttgtgtatttttagttgtgggtccttctcgttgtggcatgtggaatgccgcctcagcctggcctgatgggCTATGCCATGTCTgtccccaggatccgaaccgatgaacccaggccacggaagcagggCGCgacaacttaaccactaggccactggccGGCAGGTCCCCCACCAACCTCCCTTCTTATTTTTACCCCCAACAGGCTCAACATCCCTCCTTGGAACACACATCTTCCCAGCAAACATTTCCCTTGCACATGGAACCCCTCCACTTTACACAGCCATCCTCTGCTTCAAACACCCACAGCCGGGCACCCAGCCTCTCCCCTTGC encodes:
- the COQ8B gene encoding atypical kinase COQ8B, mitochondrial isoform X4 produces the protein MWLEVGGLLRGTCGQLGRTVGLPCGAPRPGPHWWGPCGGSWAQKLHQDGPGRGLGEEDIRRAREARIRKTPRPQLSDRSRERKVPASRISRLANFGGLAVGLGLGALAEVAKKSLPGGHRQSGSSRPGSSPLLTEANAERVVQTLCTVRGAALKIGQMLSIQDNSFISPQLQRIFERVRQSADFMPRWQMLRVLEEELGTDWQAKVASLEEVPFAAASIGQVHQGLLRDGTEVAVKIQYPGVAQSIQSDVQNLLAVLKMSVALPEGLFPEQSLQVLQQELAWECDYRREAACAQNFRQLLADDPFFRVPAVIKELCTTRVLGMELAGGVPLDQCQGLSQDIRNQICFQLLRLCLRELFEFRFMQTDPNWANFLYDASSHQVTLLDFGASREFGTEFTDHYIEVVMAAANGDRDQVLQKSRDLRFLTGFETKAFSDAHVEAVMILGEPFATPGPYDFGAGDTARRVQALIPVLLRHRLRPPPEETYALHRKLAGAFLACARLRAHIACRDLFQDTYHRYWASRQA
- the COQ8B gene encoding atypical kinase COQ8B, mitochondrial isoform X3; its protein translation is MWLEVGGLLRGTCGQLGRTVGLPCGAPRPGPHWWGPCGGSWAQKLHQDGPGRGLGEEDIRRAREARIRKTPRPQLSDRSRERKVPASRISRLANFGGLAVGLGLGALAEVAKKSLPGGHRQSEGSSRPGSSPLLTEANAERVVQTLCTVRGAALKIGQMLSIQDNSFISPQLQRIFERVRQSADFMPRWQMLRVLEEELGTDWQAKVASLEEVPFAAASIGQVHQGLLRDGTEVAVKIQYPGVAQSIQSDVQNLLAVLKMSVALPEGLFPEQSLQVLQQELAWECDYRREAACAQNFRQLLADDPFFRVPAVIKELCTTRVLGMELAGGVPLDQCQGLSQDIRNQICFQLLRLCLRELFEFRFMQTDPNWANFLYDASSHQVTLLDFGASREFGTEFTDHYIEVVMAAANGDRDQVLQKSRDLRFLTGFETKAFSDAHVEAVMILGEPFATPGPYDFGAGDTARRVQALIPVLLRHRLRPPPEETYALHRKLAGAFLACARLRAHIACRDLFQDTYHRYWASRQA
- the COQ8B gene encoding atypical kinase COQ8B, mitochondrial isoform X2, with product MAMWLEVGGLLRGTCGQLGRTVGLPCGAPRPGPHWWGPCGGSWAQKLHQDGPGRGLGEEDIRRAREARIRKTPRPQLSDRSRERKVPASRISRLANFGGLAVGLGLGALAEVAKKSLPGGHRQSGSSRPGSSPLLTEANAERVVQTLCTVRGAALKIGQMLSIQDNSFISPQLQRIFERVRQSADFMPRWQMLRVLEEELGTDWQAKVASLEEVPFAAASIGQVHQGLLRDGTEVAVKIQYPGVAQSIQSDVQNLLAVLKMSVALPEGLFPEQSLQVLQQELAWECDYRREAACAQNFRQLLADDPFFRVPAVIKELCTTRVLGMELAGGVPLDQCQGLSQDIRNQICFQLLRLCLRELFEFRFMQTDPNWANFLYDASSHQVTLLDFGASREFGTEFTDHYIEVVMAAANGDRDQVLQKSRDLRFLTGFETKAFSDAHVEAVMILGEPFATPGPYDFGAGDTARRVQALIPVLLRHRLRPPPEETYALHRKLAGAFLACARLRAHIACRDLFQDTYHRYWASRQA
- the COQ8B gene encoding atypical kinase COQ8B, mitochondrial isoform X1, producing the protein MAMWLEVGGLLRGTCGQLGRTVGLPCGAPRPGPHWWGPCGGSWAQKLHQDGPGRGLGEEDIRRAREARIRKTPRPQLSDRSRERKVPASRISRLANFGGLAVGLGLGALAEVAKKSLPGGHRQSEGSSRPGSSPLLTEANAERVVQTLCTVRGAALKIGQMLSIQDNSFISPQLQRIFERVRQSADFMPRWQMLRVLEEELGTDWQAKVASLEEVPFAAASIGQVHQGLLRDGTEVAVKIQYPGVAQSIQSDVQNLLAVLKMSVALPEGLFPEQSLQVLQQELAWECDYRREAACAQNFRQLLADDPFFRVPAVIKELCTTRVLGMELAGGVPLDQCQGLSQDIRNQICFQLLRLCLRELFEFRFMQTDPNWANFLYDASSHQVTLLDFGASREFGTEFTDHYIEVVMAAANGDRDQVLQKSRDLRFLTGFETKAFSDAHVEAVMILGEPFATPGPYDFGAGDTARRVQALIPVLLRHRLRPPPEETYALHRKLAGAFLACARLRAHIACRDLFQDTYHRYWASRQA